The genomic DNA GCTGCCGTCCAGGTTGACGCTCTTGGCGGGGTGGAGCGTCCTGAACCACTCGGCCGCCAGGTAGTTGAACGGCAGGCTGATCACGACGATCAGCATGATCACGGCCGAGACCCGTCCCCGGCGCGTGGGCTCGTCGATGAGCGCGCGCACGATGAAGTAGCCGGCGATCAGCGCGACCATGATGGCCGTGAGCGTGAGCTTGGCGTCCCACGTCCAGAACGTGTTGAGCGTCGGCTTGCTGTAGATCATGCCCCCGGTGATGGTCAGTGCCGAGTAGACGAGCGCCGCCTCGGCGTTCGCGACGGCGCGCACGTCGTCGCGCTCGCGCCCGCGCCACAGGTAGAGCACCGACCAGAAGCCGGCGACGGCGACGGCGAGGAAGCAGATCCACGCCACCGACAC from Trueperaceae bacterium includes the following:
- the ccsA gene encoding cytochrome c biogenesis protein CcsA, coding for MEDPVTSLQRPRARPLWLTLLGLACLVGLAVGAYLALVVSPPDQQQGELIRIMYAHVSVAWICFLAVAVAGFWSVLYLWRGRERDDVRAVANAEAALVYSALTITGGMIYSKPTLNTFWTWDAKLTLTAIMVALIAGYFIVRALIDEPTRRGRVSAVIMLIVVISLPFNYLAAEWFRTLHPAKSVNLDGS